The sequence AAATATAAAGATAAGGACGCCGTGCTTAAGAACActgttcgaaaaaaagaaaaaaaacccaattgTTACaagtgttttcaaatatttattaatttggaGGAGTTGAATAGATAAATTGGGAATCAGAATTGGGGGAGCACCAAAATTATTGAGATTATCTATTTATGGCTGCTCCAACGCCTCGACTCTAACGGTGGCATTCCACCAAGTATGTCTTCCAATTATTGTTCCGATAAGCTTGGTGATTTCTGGATTCTGTTCCAGCCGCGGTACACGTACATTTTGGTTGTGTTGAACTTATCGCCAATTTAACTCATTCCAATGACGCCTTGATGACATCACATCAGAAGCCGTATcctaaaaacgaaaaaattaaatatttgacTTTCTGAgcacatttttcattgaatgtGGAGTTCACAAGACCTAgatgaaaatgattttgaacACCCACcagtcaaaaaattgattgtaaAAAAGGTTGTAGAGCTCACAAGCTCAACTATTgataaaattcgaagaaaCACTTACCTAACGGAATTTTGACTTCCAAAAAGAGCTCCAACGAAACGGGTCGTTTTGACTCGAATTTTGAAGTCAGTGCcttcggaaaaaaaacacgaagcATTGGAAAAAACCATTGCGAGAGTACAGGAGCCATATTTGATGCTGCATTGAGCTccaatcaacaattttttgcaaatgctCGGTTGCCAAAAAGTGGTCccgaaaaaatctcaaagttcaagagaatattctaaaaatcctAAATAATTTTAGGCCAGAGGTGAGAGGATAACCACCGGTGTGCAAATGTGTGGCAGCGAGTATCACAAAGTGCATTTCCTCTGCGTCTCTTGCCGTCACCTccaaaaatctatgaaatgCAAAAGGTGCCTACATTTTGTGAGATAATACCAGCGGAGCAATGTTTTTTATCAGATCACGGCAAAAATCATAACAGTGAGCATTGGGGAGGAAGAGTGTAATAATTTGATATGGGCTAGGTTGAGAATCTGGAAATGGTTGGATGGAATGCTTGAGCTGGAATGCTTGAGCTGGAACGGTCAAAAACGTGATAAGAcaataaaaagagaaaagacaACAAGAGAGTAGatcaatttttagctttttggATTATTGAGATTATTGATATTAGGAGTATAACTAATCTATACTGTGctcaacaaaatttcagaataacgCAAAGAGATGGATAGTAGAAAAGGGGTAAAACCTGTGAGAGAACTTCAAAAATGACACACAACAACATAAAATCCCCATGACGGCGTAACACacgttaaaaatttcagcttgaaaagAGGCATCAAGAACACCTACAGGTGGCTGGGTCCTGGTTGGTTGCTCGCGTCGGTCGCGTCGGCGATGACATTCTCAACGACAACGTCTTCCTCGTCGAGCTCATCCTCGGTGTCGGCTCCGTTTCCTGTCGAGCGAGACGAGCGACTGATTTGCTGGTCAATGCGAAGACGACGGCGCGAGTTCATGAAAAAGTTGCCGACTGTGGAGAAGTCGAGCTCCAAGGTAGCACTCAACTTTTGACGCATTTCACGAGTTGGACGATGATTTTGTTGAAAGGATTTCTGAAGGGACTTGAGCTGGGTCTCCGTGAACGTGAGGCGAATGACTTTtacgctgaaaaaaaaaacggttggTAAAGTGGATTGTAAAGTGGAAACATTTGAGCCAAGAGAGACTGGTAAATTGACAACATATTTTGCtcaattctttaaaatttcagaactgcCATTTGAGCATAAAAAAAAGCCAGTGAACAAGGATTTACAGGCTCTCCGGATTAGGGGGATAAAGCTTCAGGATTCGGCCTAAAAAGTTTAGGACTTgcgcttaaaatttcaggccCATGCACTTAAGCTTAAGCCATTAGGCTAAGACTTTTAGACTCGAACACTCAGGCTCAGGCGTAGGCCAACAGGATTAGGCCCTCAAGCGTAGGCCCTCAAGCGTAGGCCCTCAGGCTTAGGCCCTCAAGCGTAGGCCCTCAGGCGTAGGCCCTCAGGCTTAGGCCCACGGCCTAGGCCCACAAGCTTAGGCCATCAGGCTTAGGCCCTCAGGCGTTGGCCCTCAGGCTTAAGCCCTCAGGCGTAGGCCCTCAGGCGAAGGCCCTCAGGATTAGCCCCTAAAATCCggagcttaggcttaagcacTTGGGCTTACCTACTTCGCTGCTACTACTATTTCTGGTCTGATTCATTTTTTAGGAAGCTGTTCCTTAGCGCCAAGGAAAAGTTGCAAGGCATTTAAAATCtgttcaatagttttttttatgagCAAAACGTGTTGTCAATTCACGAGCCAATtaggaagaaaagaaaactcacGTTTTTTTACGCTTTGCTGGAGTTGGCTCATCCAACCCGGTAATTCGCGCAACATCTTCTTTCGGCAAAAAGCACAACGCACGGCGAACGTCTGGATCCAAACCAAGCCAGTTTGACATACGCTGAAACGTGGCACGACCATTCTTCATGACACTCCACGGCTTTGGCATTCGAAGCAAATCCGACAGTGTTCCTTGACTTCTGGCAAGAATTTTCTCGGCAAGTGCAGTCTGTGGAATGCAGCGCTCTTTGAGCTCGCTCAAAATACGTCGAGCAATGTCGACAGTGTCGAGCTCTTCGTCATCGCCAATTTGCGCGTTCATTTGAGCAGAGAGGTCTCCGATTTGAACTCCATCCCAGACACAGACTTCACCACCTGGTTTTGGAGTTGCTGAGCTCTGCTTCTTGGGCGCCAACTCCTCGAGCTTTGGTGTTTCCtaaatattagaaaatgtCAGACTTGTTGCAAACAAATTCGCAACTCACTGTGGCTCTTCCCTTTTTAGCCGTGTAGTCCGGAGACGATACTGTAGAGGTCGACGACACCGACGAGCCGCAAGTTGAAGAAGCTCTGACAGTCGTCGACGATTGTCGCTTGGTTGCAGCCTTGCTCTGTTCCGGAGTGGTTCTGATTTTTGGAGCGcactgactgaaaaaaattattgagcaTGTTCCAGAGTTGGAGCCCGCTCCCATCTAGTCCTGGCTGGGCTTTATTTGGTCGTTTTAAGCTTTCTGTGCAGCTTCTCAGATTTTTGCTTACGTCAAGGTTTCAAAGCTAGAAATTCATATCAAAGATGTT comes from Caenorhabditis elegans chromosome X and encodes:
- the ceh-21 gene encoding Homeobox protein ceh-21 (Confirmed by transcript evidence) is translated as MSQQFQASSGTGSASLREFKTEHEDLREDLPYSTLRTLFGITLDKDASQALNIALLLYGHNYPQQVVPPERNYAELDAQLESVVLEDHTAESTMEPGVSATVTEQLEEKSDKSSDGDGTSKRLTRSLKSVENETEEDHEEKEDEAPQSSRRESTRLKRKLLESQKTVQTTGNSSRASSKSQEKEVPGTKSQCAPKIRTTPEQSKAATKRQSSTTVRASSTCGSSVSSTSTVSSPDYTAKKGRATETPKLEELAPKKQSSATPKPGGEVCVWDGVQIGDLSAQMNAQIGDDEELDTVDIARRILSELKERCIPQTALAEKILARSQGTLSDLLRMPKPWSVMKNGRATFQRMSNWLGLDPDVRRALCFLPKEDVARITGLDEPTPAKRKKTVKVIRLTFTETQLKSLQKSFQQNHRPTREMRQKLSATLELDFSTVGNFFMNSRRRLRIDQQISRSSRSTGNGADTEDELDEEDVVVENVIADATDASNQPGPSHL